The DNA window GTCTCCGTTTAAGTCATCCAGCTGAGAAGGAATTTCTCTATTCCCAACCCAAACAGTAGCAGATTTTACTGTAAATCCGGCCTTTAAATCTTTAATTTTTAAAACAACCGGTTCGTTTTCTTTAGCTTTGCTCCATCCGTTTTCTACTTCGATGGAGATACTTTTCTCCGCTTTTTGTGCAAGTGCATTTAAAGGAAGGCAACAAATTATTGCCAAAGCTATTTTAATACTCTTTTTCATGATTAATAAAATTCAGTTAATAACAATGCAAATGTATAATAAATGCAATGACTTTCCCTGTCCTTTTTGATTGAAATCATTTAAATATTACTGTTTTGCCCTTTTCGTCTACTTCTTTAAAAAGAATACCGTCCACCTTAATATTGTTTGCATTCTTTATAGACAAGCTGTTTCCTGTTGGAGAAGTAATTTTAATGTTTTCCATAACTACTCCATCCGCCTGACTAACAACTGCGCCTTCCTGTGCATCGGATATGATTACGTTTTTAACCGTAACATTCTGAATCTTCATTTCAGGCAGACCGTTGAAGAACATTGCTCTTCCTGATTTTTTGCAGAAAACGTTGGAAATATGAATATCTTTAAACGTAGGAGTTTCTACCGTTACAGGAGGTATTGTAGTTGAAAGATTTTCTTTGGTATCCTCTTCCGTTACTTCATCGGGAGCTTTTCCTCCATAGAATAAATCGAATAAAAGAGGCTCGTTAGGTATGTTAATCATGTTTATATGGTCAATATAGATACCTTCAACAACTCCGCCTCGTCCGCGAGTACTCTTAAAACGTAAACCAACATCGGTACCAACGAAAGAACAATTAGAAACATATATGTTCTTTACTCCGCCGGACATTTCACTACCCACTACAAATCCGCCGTGACCGTGAAGTACCAGATTGTTTTTTACTATCACATTCTGACAAGGTTCGCCTCTTCTGCGTCCGTCTTCATCTTTACCCGATTTAATACAGATGGCATCATCTCCGGCGTCAAAGGTACTGTTTATAATAAGAGCGTTTTTGCATGATTCCAAATCAAGGGCATCTCCGTTCTGTGAATACCATGGGTTAGATACATTAACCTTATTGATTGTGATGTTTTCGCAAGAAAGCGGGTGAAGACACCAGCTTGGAGAATTCTTGAAAGTTACACCTTCCAGAAGTACATTCTTGCATTTAACAATACTAACCATTACCGGACGAAGCCATTCTCTGATGCTTTCCCATTCAGCATCAGTATTAATACCTGTAGGGTTGTTAAAGTTCTCAGTAGACGAAGCACCTTTAAAAGACTTCTCGGTTGGGTACCAAATTTTCTTATCAGAACTTAATACACCTCCCGATTTAATGAGGTTTTTCCACTGAGCTTCGGTCATTTTATCTTTCTTTACCGGACGCCATGCATCACCCGAACCATCAAAGATACCTTTTCCTGTAATTGCAATATTAGTAGCATTGCGAGCTGAAATAGGAGACTGGCAACGGCGAGTCTCGAGTCCTTCGAATGAAGTCTTTATAACAGGATAAGCATTATAATCATCAGTGAAAACAACTAAAGCGTTTTGTGCTGCGTACAAGTTTACGTTACTCAATAATTCAATAGGGCCGGTCAACCATAATCCCGAAGGTATAACAACTGTTCCCCCTCCTTTGGCATTTACCTTTTTAATGGCATCGTTAATTGCTTTTGTATTGAGGAATATTCCATCTCCTTTTGCACCAAAATCAAGAATGTTTGCCTTGTAAACTGGGAAAGAGGGTTGCACAACCTTTGGCATTTTAAATGGTACCCCATTATAAATAGCAGGATCAATATTGCTTCCTTTCGAAACTGCTAATGAATTGGTACTGTATAATAGAGATAGTGCGCATGCTACTGGTAGCACAATGTACTTTTTTATAAAACTGTTCATTCTGTACTTTTACTTTAATATTATAATCTATTTATTTGAAAACTTGTTAAACACTAAATATTATTTCTTCCACAAACTATTCTCACGGACGGCTTGTGAAAGAAATAATAAAAACAATTCTAATAATCTAATCTAACCTTAAATAATTATTTTGAAAAAACTTATTGTCTATTTTGCAAATATAGGTTTGATACTGAAAATCAATGTGTACATTTTGTTAGTTTAGGTGTATTTTTTGTTGATTTACACTATAGAAATGCAAAACTTGGCAACTCTTTTGTTCAGTTCGAATAAATGTTTATATCTTTGCGCCATATTTAAACTAATAAGAACTAGGTATGAGTTACAACTTATTAAAAGGTAAAAGAGGTATAATTTTTGGTGCACTTAATGAACAGTCAATTGCTTGGAAAGTAGCAGAACTGGCTGTAGAAGAAGGTGCAACCATTACATTATCAAACACACCGGTAGCTGTGCGCATGGGTGAAATTTCAGCATTGTCTGATAAACTTAACTGTGAAGTTATTCCAGCAGATGCAACCAGCGTTGAAGATTTAGAAGTGGTTTTCCAACGTTCAATGGAAATTTTAGGTGGAAAAATCGACTTTGTACTACATTCTATAGGAATGTCTCCAAATGTTCGTAAAAAGAATACATACGATAATTTGGATTATAATATGTTAGGTAAAACATTGGATATTTCAGCGATATCATTCCATAAAATGTTGCAGGTTGCAAAGAAAATGAATGCTATAGCTGATTATGGTTCTGTTGTTGCATTATCATATATCGCTGCACAACGTACATTCTTTGGATATAATGACATGGCCGATGCAAAATCATTGCTTGAGTCAATCTGTCGTAGTTTTGGATATATATATGGTAGAGAACATAATGTTCGTATTAACACTATTTCTCAGTCTCCAACTATGACTACTGCAGGTTCGGGAGTAAAAGGTATGGATAAGTTAATGGACTTCTCAGACCGTATGTCTCCACTTGGTAATGCCGATGCTGATGAATGTGCTAACTATTGTATCACAATGTTCTCTGATTTAACTCGTAAGGTTACAATGCAGACTTTGTTCCACGATGGAGGATTCTCTAGCATGGGAATGAGTCTTCGTGCAATGGTTCAGTACGAGAAGAGTTTCGAGGAGTACTGTGATGAAAACGGAAATATAATCTACGGATAAATAAAAAATGAGCAGTGAAAAAGCTATTTTTCACTGCTCATTGCTAAATAATTTAGTAATGAGAAAATTTTTATTCTTCTTTCTTGTTTGCCTGGTCTTTTTTTCCTGCAAATTTGTAGCAGATAAAAAAGATAGCGATGCTGTTGATGAAAGAATAGAAATAGCTCGTTATGATAAACTACTGAATGAGTATGTAGAATTCAACAGTTTTTCTGCTCTTCAGAAAATGAATACAGAATATCTTCTGGCTACAAAGTATCTTATAGAAGATGTTTTGAGGCTTGGACAAGTTAATGATGATAAAATTAACGAGAAGTTAAAGGTCTTTTATTCTGATTCAACTTTACGTAAACTAACGGCTGATGCACTTGCAAAGTATAGCAATATGAGTTGGTTAGAAAAGAAATTCACCAAAGGATT is part of the uncultured Bacteroides sp. genome and encodes:
- a CDS encoding glycoside hydrolase family 28 protein; translated protein: MNSFIKKYIVLPVACALSLLYSTNSLAVSKGSNIDPAIYNGVPFKMPKVVQPSFPVYKANILDFGAKGDGIFLNTKAINDAIKKVNAKGGGTVVIPSGLWLTGPIELLSNVNLYAAQNALVVFTDDYNAYPVIKTSFEGLETRRCQSPISARNATNIAITGKGIFDGSGDAWRPVKKDKMTEAQWKNLIKSGGVLSSDKKIWYPTEKSFKGASSTENFNNPTGINTDAEWESIREWLRPVMVSIVKCKNVLLEGVTFKNSPSWCLHPLSCENITINKVNVSNPWYSQNGDALDLESCKNALIINSTFDAGDDAICIKSGKDEDGRRRGEPCQNVIVKNNLVLHGHGGFVVGSEMSGGVKNIYVSNCSFVGTDVGLRFKSTRGRGGVVEGIYIDHINMINIPNEPLLFDLFYGGKAPDEVTEEDTKENLSTTIPPVTVETPTFKDIHISNVFCKKSGRAMFFNGLPEMKIQNVTVKNVIISDAQEGAVVSQADGVVMENIKITSPTGNSLSIKNANNIKVDGILFKEVDEKGKTVIFK
- a CDS encoding enoyl-ACP reductase, with amino-acid sequence MSYNLLKGKRGIIFGALNEQSIAWKVAELAVEEGATITLSNTPVAVRMGEISALSDKLNCEVIPADATSVEDLEVVFQRSMEILGGKIDFVLHSIGMSPNVRKKNTYDNLDYNMLGKTLDISAISFHKMLQVAKKMNAIADYGSVVALSYIAAQRTFFGYNDMADAKSLLESICRSFGYIYGREHNVRINTISQSPTMTTAGSGVKGMDKLMDFSDRMSPLGNADADECANYCITMFSDLTRKVTMQTLFHDGGFSSMGMSLRAMVQYEKSFEEYCDENGNIIYG